ACGGCCAGGTAAAACCGGTTACGGAAGAACAATGCCGCGTATAATTTTTTAAGCCACATGAGCGTGTTGGTTTAGCGTGGCACTTCCACGGATTTCAATATTTCTGCAATTACTTCGTCGGTGGATATACCTTCCATTTCACGCTCAGGCGTAAGCATAATACGGTGGCGCAGCACGTGTGGCAGCATGGTGACGATGTCGTCCGGCGTTACGAAGTCGCGGTTGTTGATGGCTGCGGTGGCCTTAGCGCAATTCATCACGGCAATAGATGCACGCGGCGAAGCGCCGAGGTACAGCGAAGCGTTCAGGCGCGTTTCATGCACCAGCGCTGCGATGTACTGGATCAGCTTTTCGTCGATGTGTACTTTACGCACCTGTGCCTGCAGTTCGCTTACCTGTGCAGCCGTCAGCACCCGATTTACCAGGTTGGCCACGCCATGTTCCACAGGCGTAATATGTGCAGCTTTCAGCATCGTTACCTCATCGGCCAGCTGCGGGTATTTCACTTCTATTTTGAAAAGGAAACGGTCCAGCTGCGCTTC
This genomic interval from Chitinophaga horti contains the following:
- a CDS encoding AAA family ATPase; the encoded protein is MKYPQLADEVTMLKAAHITPVEHGVANLVNRVLTAAQVSELQAQVRKVHIDEKLIQYIAALVHETRLNASLYLGASPRASIAVMNCAKATAAINNRDFVTPDDIVTMLPHVLRHRIMLTPEREMEGISTDEVIAEILKSVEVPR